One part of the Marinobacter sp. MDS2 genome encodes these proteins:
- a CDS encoding FixH family protein: protein MTDNTPVAPWYRQPWFWFLTIFPLASITFGLTMLVVSVNLDTAMVTDDYSKEGRGINMAIARDQKASEMQVSGKLQLANRKATLTLDTKDGPADFPYLVLNLYHPTLEDKDRVIQFNRLADGEYSGRVLEDLDGRWYFDLQGPDNDWRVKGELWLPAEHPITIQAKANVQE from the coding sequence ATGACTGACAATACCCCCGTAGCCCCATGGTACCGCCAGCCCTGGTTCTGGTTTCTGACCATTTTCCCGCTCGCGTCTATCACGTTTGGGCTCACCATGCTCGTGGTGTCCGTGAATCTGGACACCGCCATGGTCACGGACGATTACTCGAAAGAAGGGCGTGGCATCAATATGGCCATCGCCCGGGATCAGAAAGCGTCTGAAATGCAGGTATCTGGGAAATTGCAGCTGGCTAACCGCAAGGCCACGCTTACCCTAGACACAAAAGATGGCCCCGCAGATTTTCCGTATCTCGTCCTAAATCTTTACCACCCTACCCTTGAAGATAAGGACCGGGTGATTCAGTTCAACCGTTTGGCTGACGGAGAATATTCCGGACGCGTACTGGAAGATCTCGACGGCCGCTGGTATTTCGACTTGCAAGGCCCCGACAACGATTGGCGGGTCAAAGGGGAACTCTGGTTACCCGCCGAGCACCCTATCACCATTCAAGCAAAGGCTAACGTTCAAGAGTGA
- the ccoP gene encoding cytochrome-c oxidase, cbb3-type subunit III — MSTFWSVWVIVIVLGTIFGCAWLLLATRKGQTNDTETENTTGHSYDGIEEYDNPLPKWWFYLYLGTCVFALGYLALYPGLGNYEGLLGWTSTNQWEAEVQEAEEKYGPIYAQFGETAIPELAQNEDAMKIGQRLFANNCSVCHGTAARGQVGFPNLTDDDWLWGGEPEQILHSIANGRQGNMTPKGVMPNMTNEQVDQVVNYVLSFSGREQDAEAAEAGAAVFAQACTACHGADGTGMQAVGAPNLTDNIWLYGSTYEWIKETVVNGRQNQMPAQKGRLTDDQIHILAAYVYSLSN, encoded by the coding sequence ATGAGTACCTTTTGGAGCGTCTGGGTCATCGTGATCGTGCTCGGTACCATATTCGGCTGTGCTTGGCTGCTGTTGGCCACCCGCAAAGGGCAGACAAACGACACCGAAACCGAAAACACCACTGGCCACTCGTACGATGGCATCGAAGAATATGACAACCCGCTACCCAAGTGGTGGTTCTATCTGTACCTGGGCACCTGTGTATTCGCGCTGGGTTACCTGGCCCTTTACCCGGGTCTGGGCAACTATGAAGGCCTGTTGGGGTGGACATCCACCAACCAATGGGAAGCGGAAGTACAGGAAGCTGAAGAAAAGTATGGCCCGATCTACGCGCAGTTTGGCGAAACAGCCATTCCTGAGCTCGCCCAAAACGAAGACGCCATGAAAATCGGTCAGCGCCTGTTTGCGAACAACTGCTCCGTATGTCATGGCACTGCAGCTCGCGGCCAGGTTGGCTTCCCTAACCTGACCGATGATGACTGGTTGTGGGGCGGTGAACCCGAGCAAATTCTGCACTCGATTGCGAATGGTCGCCAGGGCAACATGACCCCCAAGGGCGTGATGCCTAATATGACCAATGAACAGGTTGACCAGGTGGTTAACTACGTTCTGAGCTTCAGTGGTCGTGAACAGGATGCCGAAGCAGCCGAAGCTGGCGCCGCTGTGTTCGCACAAGCTTGTACCGCCTGTCACGGTGCTGACGGCACCGGCATGCAGGCAGTAGGCGCACCCAACCTCACTGACAACATTTGGCTCTACGGCTCTACCTACGAGTGGATCAAAGAGACAGTTGTCAACGGTCGCCAGAACCAGATGCCTGCACAAAAAGGCCGTCTGACTGATGACCAGATTCATATCTTGGCAGCTTACGTCTACAGCTTGTCGAATTGA
- a CDS encoding cbb3-type cytochrome c oxidase subunit 3: MDINELRGIHSLLVMAAFFGIIWWAYSAHRKKANEEAAHLPFDDDEVDQRTLEQEKTEKKQ; the protein is encoded by the coding sequence ATGGATATCAATGAGTTACGCGGAATTCACTCTCTATTGGTAATGGCAGCGTTCTTCGGCATCATCTGGTGGGCGTACAGCGCCCACCGCAAGAAAGCCAATGAAGAGGCGGCACATCTGCCCTTCGATGATGACGAAGTGGATCAGCGTACGCTCGAACAGGAAAAAACGGAGAAAAAACAATGA
- the ccoG gene encoding cytochrome c oxidase accessory protein CcoG codes for MSKQIPVKQVDPTPSDNNKNPGTYDLYESREKIYVKEVKGLFQRIRNVSLVALMGMYFVFAWLTLDGQPLIHFDLPAREFHLYGTTFYPKDFFLLSAMLIISAFGLFFITTLFGRVWCGYTCPQTVWTFIFMWIEEKVEGNRNKRIKLDKSPNSAEKITKKTIKHALWLVVALATGITFIGYFYPIRELIVDMFTLQANGWAYFWVGFFTVATYLNAGWMREQVCLYMCPYARFQSVMFDENTRIVSYDPNRGEPRGKRKKGVDPEEVGLGDCIDCEQCVQVCPTGIDIRDGLQYECIGCALCIDACDEIMEKMDYPKGLIRYTTENELEGKTSKLLRPRTFGYGLLLAVMIGAVGYIIATRVPAKLEVIRDRGALFKFNGEGRVENSFTLKLQNMTEIPQTFELSVDGMEGIRILTQTSVKIKSGENLSLPTVVDVVPESIEQTNNTISFRAESKTDPSLQLETESRFVGPRPR; via the coding sequence ATGAGCAAGCAGATTCCTGTAAAGCAGGTCGATCCCACCCCTTCCGACAATAATAAAAACCCCGGAACCTACGACCTTTACGAAAGTCGAGAAAAGATCTACGTCAAAGAAGTCAAAGGACTGTTCCAGAGAATCCGGAATGTCAGCCTTGTCGCCCTCATGGGCATGTACTTTGTTTTTGCCTGGTTGACGCTGGACGGTCAACCGCTGATTCATTTCGATCTCCCGGCCCGGGAATTCCACCTCTACGGAACCACCTTCTATCCTAAAGATTTCTTTTTGCTGTCCGCCATGCTGATCATCTCGGCATTTGGTCTGTTTTTCATAACCACCCTGTTCGGCCGTGTTTGGTGCGGTTATACCTGCCCACAAACCGTATGGACCTTTATCTTCATGTGGATTGAGGAGAAGGTCGAAGGTAACCGAAACAAGCGGATCAAGCTCGACAAGAGCCCGAACTCTGCCGAGAAGATCACCAAGAAAACAATCAAGCATGCGCTTTGGCTTGTCGTTGCACTGGCGACCGGCATCACGTTTATTGGTTACTTCTACCCCATCCGCGAGCTGATCGTGGATATGTTCACGCTACAAGCGAACGGCTGGGCGTATTTCTGGGTCGGTTTTTTCACTGTCGCAACTTACCTGAACGCAGGCTGGATGCGTGAGCAGGTGTGCCTGTATATGTGCCCTTACGCGCGATTCCAATCGGTCATGTTCGATGAGAACACCCGGATTGTATCTTACGATCCGAATCGCGGTGAGCCTCGAGGCAAACGTAAGAAAGGCGTAGATCCCGAGGAAGTAGGCCTGGGTGACTGCATCGACTGCGAGCAGTGTGTGCAGGTTTGCCCTACCGGCATCGATATCCGGGACGGCCTGCAATACGAATGTATTGGCTGCGCTCTGTGCATCGATGCTTGCGACGAGATCATGGAGAAAATGGATTATCCGAAAGGCCTGATCCGCTACACCACGGAAAACGAACTCGAAGGAAAAACCTCGAAACTGCTTCGCCCCCGCACCTTTGGCTACGGCCTTTTGTTGGCCGTCATGATTGGCGCGGTTGGGTACATTATCGCCACTCGCGTACCCGCTAAACTTGAGGTCATCCGGGATCGCGGCGCTCTCTTTAAATTTAATGGCGAAGGTCGTGTCGAAAACTCGTTCACGTTGAAACTACAGAATATGACAGAGATCCCACAAACGTTTGAGCTGTCGGTCGATGGCATGGAAGGGATCCGTATTCTCACCCAGACCAGCGTAAAGATTAAAAGCGGTGAAAACCTGTCGCTGCCCACCGTTGTTGATGTGGTTCCGGAATCGATTGAGCAAACCAACAACACCATCAGCTTCCGGGCAGAGTCGAAAACCGACCCATCGCTGCAACTTGAAACTGAAAGCCGATTTGTGGGTCCAAGACCGCGTTAA
- the ccoN gene encoding cytochrome-c oxidase, cbb3-type subunit I — MSTVNANLTYNYTVVRQFAIMTVVWGIVGMSLGVLIAAQLVWPTLNLDLPFTHFGRLRPLHTNAVIFGFGGSALFATSYYVVQRTCQARLISDGLAAFTFWGWQAILIAAVITLPMGLTSTKEYAELEWPIDIAITIVWVTYALVFFGTITKRSTPHIYVANWFYGGFILTVAMLHIFNNMALPATAFKSYSAYAGVTDAMMQWWYGHNAVGFYLTAGFLGMMYYFVPKQADRPVYSYRLSIVHFWALIATYVWAGGHHLHYSALPDWAQTAGMVMSLILLAPSWGGMINGMMTLSGAWHKLRTDPILRFLVVSLSFYGMSTFEGPMMAIKTVNALSHNTDWTIGHVHSGALGWVAMISIGSIYHLIPKLWGVKAMYSTALINVHFWLATVGTVLYIAAMWVNGIMQGLMWRAVNEDGTLTYSFVEALEASYPGYLVRFIGGATFLTGMLIMAYNVYMTVRQKEAVAESNAATQAA; from the coding sequence ATGAGCACAGTAAACGCAAACCTGACATACAACTACACGGTGGTGAGACAGTTCGCCATCATGACTGTAGTGTGGGGTATCGTTGGCATGTCTCTGGGTGTGTTGATTGCAGCACAGCTGGTTTGGCCAACTCTCAACCTCGATCTACCCTTCACGCATTTCGGCCGTCTGAGGCCGCTGCACACCAACGCCGTTATTTTCGGTTTTGGTGGTAGTGCCCTGTTCGCAACATCGTACTACGTTGTTCAGCGAACATGTCAGGCACGTTTGATTTCTGATGGCCTCGCCGCGTTTACCTTCTGGGGCTGGCAAGCCATTCTGATTGCAGCCGTCATCACCTTGCCGATGGGGCTGACATCTACCAAAGAGTACGCTGAACTCGAATGGCCGATCGACATCGCCATAACCATTGTTTGGGTGACTTACGCACTGGTATTTTTTGGTACCATCACTAAGCGCAGCACGCCTCACATCTACGTAGCCAACTGGTTCTACGGCGGCTTCATCCTGACCGTTGCCATGCTGCACATTTTCAATAACATGGCGCTACCTGCAACAGCGTTCAAATCCTACTCTGCCTATGCTGGCGTCACAGACGCGATGATGCAGTGGTGGTACGGCCACAACGCCGTAGGTTTCTACCTGACCGCCGGCTTCCTCGGAATGATGTACTACTTCGTTCCCAAGCAGGCTGATCGTCCTGTCTACTCATACCGTCTATCCATCGTTCACTTCTGGGCGCTGATCGCTACCTACGTTTGGGCCGGTGGCCACCACCTGCACTACTCTGCACTCCCGGACTGGGCTCAGACTGCCGGCATGGTTATGTCCCTGATTCTTCTGGCACCTTCCTGGGGCGGTATGATCAACGGCATGATGACTCTGTCAGGCGCATGGCACAAATTGCGTACTGATCCAATTCTGCGTTTCCTGGTGGTTTCTCTGTCCTTCTACGGTATGTCTACCTTTGAAGGCCCAATGATGGCTATCAAGACCGTAAACGCTTTGTCACACAACACCGACTGGACCATCGGCCACGTACACTCCGGCGCGCTCGGTTGGGTTGCCATGATCAGTATTGGTTCAATCTACCACCTGATCCCGAAACTCTGGGGCGTTAAGGCAATGTACAGCACCGCGCTGATCAACGTTCACTTCTGGCTGGCCACTGTCGGTACCGTACTGTACATCGCCGCTATGTGGGTTAACGGCATCATGCAAGGCCTGATGTGGCGCGCGGTTAACGAAGACGGCACGCTGACATACAGCTTTGTAGAGGCTCTGGAAGCCTCTTACCCGGGCTACCTGGTTCGCTTCATCGGCGGCGCCACCTTCCTGACCGGTATGCTGATCATGGCGTACAACGTTTACATGACCGTGCGTCAGAAAGAAGCGGTTGCTGAAAGCAATGCAGCAACTCAGGCGGCCTAA
- a CDS encoding heavy metal translocating P-type ATPase, with protein MTPTSCFHCGELAEGNPAITLKLDDQERHFCCQGCKAVCQTIHQEGLTNFYDIRTEPASTPRELSESELLRLRELDHPLVQQSFVAPVTAGQEAQLLIGEITCAACIWLLENHMKHQTGVQSFTVNHTTQRARLVWSPEQAHLSDLLIAIYELGYTARPYQADAAEQALKAENRSMLIRLAVAGIATMQSMMLAFPLYFEIVSELSPEFINMFRWFGFLVATPVVFYSARPFFRNARRDLASRHLTMDVPVAIAIGLAYAASAWVTVFGGQEVYFESVCMFAFFLLLGRYIEVQARYRAGLSGNALAGFQPAVAALVTNGEAEIVPAHQIQPDDVIRVRPGETLPADGVILSGQSTINEAALTGEYLPETRSVGEAVHAGTVNGENPLDIRVTRAGAQTRLSGILRVLDRVQSEKPPVARMADRIAGKFVGRVLILAPVVWVGWWLAGADNAFDITLSVLVATCPCALSLATPTAITSATVRLRKLGFLPTRGHTLESMNAIDTVVFDKTGTLTRGELTLTDHAVFGPVDEATCLRIAAGLEKQSEHPIAKVFHNMPSVPVTNVTNHLGGGLSGEFDGDAVFIGHKAFVASHTSAPEPQTVSASGMEIWLATSTHWLASFQLDDQIRDDAAKAIDTLQSMGIQTILLSGDRSGHVQHVASELGISRAIGEASPEQKLDVLDKLNQEGHRVMMVGDGLNDLPSMAGAGISVAMGTAADLTQLKADAVLLNGQLYQLVEAIHTSQKTRHIIRQNMIWAFGYNVSALPLAAAGLVPPWLAAIGMSLSSLIVVLNALRLSRARRET; from the coding sequence GTGACCCCCACCAGTTGCTTCCATTGTGGCGAGCTTGCCGAGGGTAATCCGGCGATTACCCTGAAACTTGACGATCAAGAGCGGCATTTTTGTTGCCAGGGCTGCAAAGCGGTGTGCCAGACCATCCACCAGGAGGGCCTGACAAACTTCTACGACATCCGCACCGAACCTGCCAGCACCCCGAGAGAGCTTAGCGAATCCGAACTTCTGCGCCTGCGTGAGCTGGACCACCCGCTGGTGCAGCAATCGTTTGTTGCCCCGGTGACAGCCGGGCAGGAAGCACAGCTCCTGATCGGAGAAATCACCTGCGCTGCGTGTATCTGGCTGCTCGAAAATCACATGAAGCACCAAACCGGCGTTCAGAGCTTTACGGTGAACCACACCACTCAGCGAGCCAGACTGGTCTGGTCGCCCGAGCAAGCTCATTTAAGCGACCTGCTTATCGCCATCTATGAACTGGGTTACACCGCCCGGCCTTACCAAGCAGACGCGGCCGAACAAGCCCTTAAAGCTGAAAACCGTTCCATGCTGATTCGGCTCGCGGTCGCCGGTATCGCCACCATGCAAAGCATGATGCTGGCATTCCCACTGTATTTCGAGATTGTCAGCGAGCTTTCACCTGAATTTATCAATATGTTCAGATGGTTCGGCTTTCTCGTGGCAACACCGGTTGTGTTCTACAGTGCCCGGCCGTTCTTCCGGAATGCCCGACGAGATCTCGCCTCACGACACCTGACCATGGATGTACCGGTCGCCATCGCCATTGGCCTCGCCTACGCCGCAAGTGCCTGGGTAACGGTATTCGGTGGTCAGGAAGTCTACTTTGAGTCGGTGTGCATGTTCGCGTTTTTCTTGCTGCTGGGCCGCTACATCGAAGTGCAGGCGCGCTATCGGGCCGGCCTAAGTGGTAACGCGCTGGCCGGCTTCCAGCCGGCGGTCGCCGCACTCGTCACTAACGGCGAAGCGGAGATTGTTCCTGCCCACCAAATTCAGCCTGACGATGTCATTCGGGTTCGGCCCGGGGAAACACTACCGGCTGACGGAGTCATCCTTTCCGGCCAGTCCACAATCAACGAAGCAGCACTGACCGGTGAATATTTGCCTGAAACGCGTTCCGTCGGTGAAGCGGTTCACGCCGGGACAGTCAACGGAGAAAACCCGCTGGACATCCGAGTCACCCGTGCGGGCGCTCAGACACGCCTGTCTGGCATTCTCCGGGTGTTGGACAGGGTTCAATCCGAAAAGCCACCTGTTGCCAGAATGGCCGACCGCATTGCCGGCAAGTTTGTCGGCCGGGTACTCATACTTGCTCCGGTAGTCTGGGTTGGATGGTGGCTAGCCGGCGCGGACAATGCTTTTGATATAACCCTGTCCGTCTTGGTTGCCACCTGCCCCTGTGCACTGTCACTGGCAACACCTACCGCCATTACCTCAGCCACGGTCCGGTTGCGAAAACTCGGTTTTCTGCCGACGCGCGGCCACACACTGGAATCGATGAACGCGATCGATACGGTCGTATTCGATAAAACCGGCACCCTCACCCGTGGCGAACTCACTCTCACCGACCATGCCGTGTTCGGTCCGGTTGATGAAGCCACCTGCCTTAGAATTGCCGCGGGTCTGGAAAAGCAGTCCGAACACCCAATCGCCAAAGTCTTTCACAACATGCCCTCGGTTCCGGTGACCAACGTCACCAACCACCTGGGCGGAGGCTTGTCCGGAGAATTCGATGGCGACGCGGTGTTTATCGGCCATAAAGCCTTTGTCGCCAGTCACACCAGCGCGCCCGAACCCCAAACTGTCAGTGCCAGTGGCATGGAAATTTGGCTGGCAACCTCCACACATTGGCTGGCAAGCTTCCAGTTGGACGACCAAATCCGAGACGATGCAGCCAAGGCAATCGATACATTGCAAAGCATGGGCATCCAAACCATCCTCCTGAGCGGCGATCGGTCCGGTCATGTCCAGCATGTCGCATCGGAACTCGGGATTTCACGCGCCATCGGTGAAGCCTCGCCAGAACAAAAACTGGACGTGTTGGACAAACTCAATCAGGAAGGCCACCGTGTTATGATGGTGGGTGATGGTTTGAATGACCTGCCTTCAATGGCCGGCGCCGGCATTTCAGTCGCGATGGGCACCGCCGCCGATCTGACACAACTAAAAGCCGATGCGGTTTTGTTGAACGGTCAGCTGTATCAACTCGTTGAGGCCATTCATACTAGCCAGAAAACCCGCCATATCATTCGCCAAAACATGATCTGGGCGTTCGGCTACAACGTGTCTGCTCTGCCCCTGGCTGCTGCGGGCCTTGTGCCACCATGGCTTGCCGCGATTGGCATGTCCCTCAGTTCACTGATCGTTGTCCTCAATGCTCTGCGCCTGAGCAGAGCCCGACGCGAGACATAG
- the ccoO gene encoding cytochrome-c oxidase, cbb3-type subunit II, whose product MNHETIEKNLGLMIVLIILTISGGFLAEVVPLFFHKEVNQPIEGLEPLSALELEGRDIYIREGCHVCHTQQIRPFRAETERYGHYSVAGEFVYDRPFLWGSKRTGPDLARVGGRYSDAWQRQHLFDPRSVVPESNMPAFPWLFENRADHGSIEARMRTLQTLGVPYTDEQIANAADELKGKFEIEALVAYLQQLGTVLSEKR is encoded by the coding sequence ATGAATCACGAAACTATCGAGAAAAACCTTGGCCTGATGATTGTGCTGATTATTCTCACAATCAGCGGTGGCTTCCTGGCTGAAGTTGTTCCCCTGTTCTTCCACAAAGAAGTGAACCAGCCGATTGAAGGCCTTGAGCCTCTGTCTGCGCTGGAACTGGAAGGCCGGGACATCTACATCCGCGAAGGCTGCCACGTGTGCCATACCCAGCAGATCCGTCCTTTCCGTGCGGAAACCGAGCGCTATGGCCACTACTCCGTTGCGGGCGAATTCGTATACGATCGTCCGTTCCTGTGGGGCTCCAAGCGCACAGGGCCTGATCTGGCCCGTGTTGGCGGCCGTTACTCAGATGCCTGGCAGCGCCAGCATTTGTTTGACCCACGTAGCGTGGTGCCCGAGTCCAACATGCCGGCGTTTCCATGGCTGTTCGAGAACCGTGCAGACCACGGTTCTATCGAGGCTCGCATGAGAACCTTGCAGACGCTTGGCGTTCCCTATACCGACGAGCAAATTGCCAACGCCGCCGATGAGCTGAAAGGCAAATTTGAAATCGAAGCATTGGTCGCGTACCTGCAGCAGTTAGGCACCGTGCTTTCAGAGAAACGGTGA
- the ccoS gene encoding cbb3-type cytochrome oxidase assembly protein CcoS, giving the protein MNIVMLLIPLMLMLVALGIFLFSWAVKSGQYDDLDGPAHRILHDDDKDMIPTEARPSESPSKGRQGKSDSNKTTGRSD; this is encoded by the coding sequence ATGAACATTGTCATGCTTCTGATTCCCCTGATGTTGATGCTGGTAGCGCTCGGTATCTTTCTCTTTTCCTGGGCGGTCAAAAGCGGCCAGTATGATGATCTGGATGGGCCCGCACACAGGATCCTGCACGACGACGACAAAGACATGATCCCCACAGAAGCCCGGCCTTCAGAATCGCCCTCGAAAGGCCGTCAAGGCAAAAGCGATTCGAATAAAACAACCGGGCGGTCTGACTAA
- a CDS encoding alpha/beta family hydrolase, which translates to MVRFTSKSYPQGVQTVLILAHGAGAPADSPFMEQLAEALEQQGIACVRFEFPYMQKRREDGKKRPPDRAPVLLEAFREQIRQVRTEVGAGCRVAIGGKSMGGRMASLVASEDNVDAVVCFGYPFHPRGKLDRWRIDHLPGVTCPLLVLQGTRDPFGKPEELSARGVIEGITRLCWLDGGNHDFATLIKHPSDQSDLIREAAQLTRQFLADHAMM; encoded by the coding sequence GTGGTCAGATTTACCAGTAAAAGCTATCCGCAGGGCGTGCAAACCGTCTTGATTCTTGCTCATGGAGCAGGCGCGCCCGCCGACTCGCCTTTTATGGAGCAGTTGGCCGAAGCGCTGGAGCAGCAGGGAATCGCGTGTGTCCGGTTTGAGTTCCCTTACATGCAAAAACGTCGGGAAGACGGAAAGAAAAGGCCTCCTGACAGAGCGCCCGTGTTGCTGGAGGCGTTTCGGGAACAGATTCGGCAGGTGCGTACCGAGGTGGGTGCAGGTTGTCGGGTGGCCATTGGCGGCAAATCGATGGGCGGGCGGATGGCCTCCCTGGTCGCCAGCGAAGACAATGTCGATGCCGTGGTTTGTTTTGGTTACCCCTTTCATCCACGGGGAAAGCTTGACCGCTGGCGTATTGACCATCTGCCCGGCGTGACTTGTCCGCTTCTGGTGTTGCAGGGGACAAGAGATCCTTTCGGTAAGCCAGAAGAGCTAAGTGCCCGGGGCGTTATAGAAGGTATAACACGGCTTTGCTGGCTCGATGGCGGCAACCACGATTTTGCTACCTTGATTAAGCATCCGTCTGACCAGTCTGATCTGATTCGCGAAGCGGCTCAGCTGACCCGCCAGTTTTTGGCGGATCACGCGATGATGTGA
- the ttcA gene encoding tRNA 2-thiocytidine(32) synthetase TtcA — protein MSEAMSVKSESQPVSEQERLLKVEQNKLQKRLRREVGQAIAEYSMIEAGDKVMCCLSGGKDSYAMLDILLNLQKSAPVRFEIIAVNLDQKQPGFPEDVLPSYLDALGVEYHIIEKDTYSIVKEKVPEGKTTCGLCSRLRRGILYNFAEEHGVTKIALGHHRDDMLETLFLNMFYGGKLKSMPPVLHSDDGRNTVIRPLAFSREKDIARYAELRGYPIIPCNLCGSQENLQRQVIKDMFQTWDKQHPGRLETMFRAMCNVEPSHLADPNLYDFKEGKRLGGKRQAVVQNAEPEEDFGRLDVLNL, from the coding sequence ATGTCTGAAGCAATGTCTGTCAAATCTGAATCCCAACCCGTTTCTGAGCAGGAGCGCCTCCTCAAGGTGGAGCAGAACAAACTCCAGAAGCGCTTGCGCCGAGAGGTCGGGCAGGCCATTGCTGAGTACTCGATGATTGAGGCGGGCGACAAGGTCATGTGTTGCTTGTCTGGCGGCAAAGACTCTTACGCGATGCTGGATATACTGCTCAATCTTCAAAAGAGCGCACCGGTACGCTTCGAGATCATTGCCGTTAACCTCGACCAAAAGCAGCCAGGTTTTCCTGAAGACGTGCTCCCGTCCTATCTGGATGCGCTCGGGGTCGAGTACCACATCATTGAGAAAGACACCTACAGCATTGTTAAGGAAAAAGTCCCTGAAGGGAAGACCACTTGCGGTTTGTGTTCGCGCTTGCGCCGAGGAATTCTTTATAACTTTGCCGAAGAGCATGGGGTGACCAAAATTGCCCTTGGTCACCACCGGGACGATATGCTGGAAACCCTGTTTCTGAATATGTTCTACGGCGGCAAGTTAAAGTCTATGCCGCCGGTTCTTCATAGCGATGATGGCCGCAATACCGTGATCAGGCCGCTGGCGTTTAGCCGGGAAAAAGACATTGCCCGGTACGCGGAACTTCGCGGATATCCTATTATCCCCTGTAATCTGTGCGGCTCTCAGGAAAATCTGCAGCGGCAGGTTATCAAGGATATGTTCCAGACTTGGGATAAGCAGCATCCCGGCCGGCTGGAAACCATGTTCCGCGCGATGTGTAATGTTGAGCCCTCTCATCTGGCCGACCCGAACCTGTATGACTTCAAAGAAGGTAAACGTCTGGGGGGTAAGCGCCAGGCAGTGGTGCAGAATGCTGAGCCCGAGGAAGATTTTGGTCGCCTCGATGTCTTGAATCTCTAG
- a CDS encoding sulfite exporter TauE/SafE family protein, translated as MQPELYLSYSSAFAIGLLGSTHCLGMCGGISASLSMALPVGRGFRFRQTLLLLAFNFGRIGSYSLIAAGIALLSTQAAGQWAWAGLLLMTLAGVLLIFMGLSMGQWWQGIRYIERAGAPVWRTLSPLTKRFLPVNNAGQALALGSLWGWLPCGLVYSTLGWAALQPTVPSAALTMFFFGLGTLPSMLATGYAAQWIRGIKSHQGVRKISGILLILFGLWTLPIQALSNL; from the coding sequence ATGCAACCAGAACTCTACCTTAGCTATTCGAGCGCATTTGCCATTGGACTGCTCGGCAGCACCCATTGTCTGGGCATGTGCGGAGGCATAAGCGCCTCGCTTTCAATGGCGCTGCCTGTGGGCCGTGGTTTCCGGTTTCGCCAGACATTGCTTCTCTTGGCTTTCAACTTTGGCCGAATCGGTAGCTATTCCCTGATTGCGGCTGGCATCGCTTTGCTCAGCACCCAGGCTGCAGGCCAATGGGCTTGGGCCGGACTTCTGCTTATGACATTGGCGGGCGTACTGCTGATATTTATGGGGCTATCAATGGGGCAATGGTGGCAGGGTATCCGCTATATCGAACGGGCAGGCGCACCCGTATGGCGAACCTTATCACCGCTCACCAAACGATTCCTTCCGGTCAATAATGCCGGGCAAGCATTGGCGCTGGGCTCTTTGTGGGGCTGGCTGCCCTGCGGATTAGTGTACAGCACGCTTGGCTGGGCCGCTCTGCAGCCTACTGTACCCAGTGCGGCGTTAACCATGTTCTTTTTCGGTTTGGGAACCCTGCCCTCAATGCTGGCAACCGGATACGCAGCGCAATGGATCCGCGGCATCAAGAGCCATCAAGGCGTGCGCAAGATCAGCGGCATCCTGCTGATACTGTTTGGATTATGGACATTGCCTATCCAGGCCTTATCGAATCTCTAA